One segment of Alistipes finegoldii DSM 17242 DNA contains the following:
- a CDS encoding PKD-like domain-containing protein produces the protein MKKIALLMLLALPLIIISCEKEHSDPTISEETFPTILGQWPSGNPAVYNVTAGEDLTITLQFAPSQYTTGVWYLDDVKVGEGTQFSRTFNEPGSYKLRLEVSTAYHKTSRSANIEVTAETD, from the coding sequence ATGAAAAAAATAGCGTTATTGATGCTGCTGGCTCTGCCGCTGATAATAATTTCCTGCGAAAAAGAGCACTCCGACCCGACCATCTCCGAGGAAACGTTCCCCACGATCCTTGGACAGTGGCCTTCGGGCAATCCCGCCGTATACAATGTCACGGCAGGGGAAGACCTGACCATAACCCTCCAGTTCGCACCCTCGCAATACACGACGGGCGTATGGTATCTGGACGACGTCAAAGTCGGGGAGGGAACGCAGTTCTCCCGCACGTTCAACGAACCGGGCAGCTACAAACTCCGTCTCGAAGTCAGCACCGCGTATCACAAGACGAGCCGCAGCGCCAACATCGAGGTAACCGCCGAGACAGACTGA
- a CDS encoding SusD/RagB family nutrient-binding outer membrane lipoprotein: MSLWNFMYQNQIKNIVDLVSRTDGDAGYANLNAIARIFKVYLFSILTDVYGDIPYFAAGTAYFSKDYYPKYDKQQDIYNDFFNELDEAVKALSADGGSADGDLIFKGDYQKWRRFGNSLRLRLALRLVQADANTARTQAEAAINNVGGVMTSGDIAMFNSFSDIYDTGHGEYRRNALAQIWQSVDNSPSPFLCETLFNYMWYGRAESNDNINFEDGKKLGSNWKPEYAKSSKKDPRTFVISRLYYHDDPHAQKQPFKRIDLTDELYNKQVSGSGTTRYFVPVPKGRAWYDSWPWLMASSSTIKEAYNESVAVQGGSCHPQLNNAFLKTNTPGIAMTYAETCFLLAEAKVRWNIAAIAETPEDLYNTGVNEAIRFLKIYDEKALAIPQSEIDSYLAANPLTAGTEVEQINMQLWILHLTNPFEAFANWRRSGFPKLTPPSNAYTRDAKDGKMPRRLSYPISESLYNAVNYQEAIERLGGRDDWTKPVWWDKNSTY; the protein is encoded by the coding sequence ATGAGTCTGTGGAACTTCATGTACCAGAACCAGATCAAGAACATCGTCGATCTGGTGAGCCGGACGGACGGTGATGCCGGCTACGCCAACCTCAACGCCATCGCCCGTATCTTCAAGGTATACCTTTTCTCGATTCTCACCGACGTATACGGCGACATACCCTACTTCGCTGCCGGCACCGCCTATTTCAGCAAAGACTACTACCCGAAATACGACAAGCAGCAGGATATCTACAACGACTTCTTCAACGAACTCGACGAGGCCGTCAAAGCCCTCAGCGCCGACGGCGGCAGTGCGGACGGCGACCTGATCTTCAAGGGCGACTATCAGAAATGGCGCCGGTTCGGCAACTCCCTGCGACTCCGTTTGGCCTTGCGCTTGGTTCAGGCCGACGCCAATACGGCCCGCACGCAGGCGGAAGCGGCCATAAACAACGTCGGCGGCGTGATGACCAGCGGCGACATCGCCATGTTCAACTCTTTTTCGGACATTTACGACACCGGACACGGAGAGTACCGCCGCAACGCATTGGCCCAGATATGGCAGTCGGTAGACAACTCGCCCTCGCCGTTCCTGTGCGAGACCCTTTTCAACTACATGTGGTACGGCCGCGCCGAATCCAACGACAACATCAACTTCGAGGACGGCAAGAAACTCGGCAGCAACTGGAAGCCGGAATACGCCAAATCGAGCAAAAAGGACCCGCGCACCTTCGTAATCAGCCGGCTCTACTACCATGACGACCCCCACGCCCAGAAACAGCCGTTCAAACGCATCGACCTGACCGACGAATTGTACAACAAGCAGGTTTCGGGTTCGGGAACGACTCGCTACTTCGTACCCGTTCCCAAAGGGCGCGCATGGTACGACAGCTGGCCTTGGCTGATGGCGTCCAGCAGCACGATCAAGGAGGCCTACAATGAATCGGTAGCCGTGCAGGGAGGAAGCTGCCATCCCCAGCTCAACAACGCATTCCTGAAAACCAACACCCCCGGCATCGCCATGACCTACGCCGAGACCTGCTTCCTGCTGGCCGAAGCCAAGGTGCGCTGGAACATCGCCGCAATCGCCGAAACTCCGGAGGATCTTTACAATACAGGCGTAAACGAAGCCATCAGATTCCTGAAAATATACGACGAAAAGGCGCTGGCCATTCCCCAGTCGGAGATCGACAGCTATCTGGCCGCCAATCCGCTGACGGCCGGAACGGAAGTGGAGCAGATCAACATGCAGCTGTGGATCCTTCACCTGACCAATCCGTTCGAAGCTTTCGCCAACTGGCGACGCTCCGGATTCCCCAAACTCACCCCGCCGTCCAACGCCTACACCCGCGACGCGAAGGACGGGAAGATGCCGCGCCGGCTGAGTTATCCGATCTCCGAAAGCCTTTACAATGCGGTCAATTATCAGGAAGCCATCGAACGGCTCGGAGGCAGGGACGACTGGACCAAGCCGGTATGGTGGGACAAAAACAGTACTTATTAA
- a CDS encoding helix-turn-helix domain-containing protein — protein MDKIVNPERLVSVPFSKTRCGVDFYINSGYSSDVCGVLTENQVFKTDFFSFYFFRKANGYLLLNFRKFELHANMVLLLSPHQQQEWHVDEAELDYSFLIFREDFMRTFIADKFFVYRLLYYYQTDTPPYLFASPESMAEYIRLLGIIKQELLHPVADTYNLIVSVLYYLLVIINRAYAATYHLPIDVPKNNYAFQFKDLLEKNIRTKQRVQEYADMLRVSRITLNSSVMSQFGVSANHLLKQRLLEELKNELLFANRNVNQLAEEFHFSDPSHLMRFFKRETGKTFTQYLRDYQNGIYE, from the coding sequence ATGGATAAAATCGTCAACCCCGAACGTCTGGTCAGCGTTCCTTTTAGCAAGACACGCTGTGGTGTGGACTTTTATATCAACTCAGGCTACAGTAGCGATGTATGTGGTGTACTGACGGAAAATCAGGTGTTTAAAACAGATTTTTTTAGCTTCTATTTTTTTCGTAAGGCCAATGGGTATCTGCTGCTGAATTTCCGCAAATTTGAATTGCATGCCAATATGGTATTGCTCCTCTCGCCGCATCAGCAGCAGGAATGGCACGTGGATGAAGCAGAACTAGATTACTCTTTTCTTATATTCCGCGAGGATTTTATGCGTACATTCATAGCGGACAAGTTTTTTGTGTATCGCTTGCTATATTATTATCAGACCGACACGCCTCCCTATCTGTTTGCTTCGCCAGAAAGCATGGCGGAGTATATTCGTCTTTTAGGAATCATAAAGCAGGAGCTTCTGCATCCTGTTGCCGATACTTATAATCTCATTGTATCTGTGCTTTACTACTTATTGGTTATTATCAACCGGGCGTATGCCGCCACTTATCATTTACCGATTGATGTACCTAAAAACAATTACGCATTCCAGTTTAAGGACTTGCTGGAAAAGAATATCCGTACGAAACAGCGGGTGCAGGAATATGCGGATATGCTCCGTGTGAGCCGTATTACGTTAAACAGTTCCGTGATGAGTCAATTCGGTGTATCTGCCAATCATCTGCTCAAGCAGCGTCTGTTGGAAGAATTGAAGAATGAGTTACTGTTTGCTAACCGAAACGTGAACCAGCTGGCCGAAGAGTTTCATTTCTCCGACCCGAGTCATCTGATGCGTTTCTTTAAACGTGAAACAGGAAAGACTTTTACGCAATATTTGCGCGACTACCAAAATGGAATATACGAATGA
- a CDS encoding MBL fold metallo-hydrolase, with translation MEEIVTIRLIRNATLRIHYAGKEILVDPMLAGKGTLQSALGVYKTPRVHLTMPMNEIADGLDMVLLTHNHIDHYDPTVKQHLAKNILFLTQPQDKESITQDGFTNVESIEKDKAIGNLTIHRIQGHHGFGKIGEMMGPVSGYVLTAHGFPTIYIMSDCKWEDCIRQAIEQFSPDYIIVNSGGAIFPEFSQTEGSIIPDEQEVMTMLDELPAHIKLIAVHMEATDHGQTTRAILRNEAMHHKIEMSRLIIPEDGETIIL, from the coding sequence ATGGAAGAAATAGTAACAATTCGATTGATCCGTAATGCAACATTGCGAATCCATTATGCTGGAAAAGAGATACTTGTTGACCCCATGCTTGCCGGAAAAGGCACTTTACAGTCGGCTCTAGGTGTGTATAAGACCCCAAGAGTACACCTCACGATGCCGATGAATGAAATTGCGGACGGTCTGGATATGGTATTGTTGACACACAACCATATTGACCATTACGACCCGACAGTGAAACAGCATTTAGCGAAGAACATCCTGTTCCTGACACAACCGCAAGATAAAGAGAGTATTACACAGGATGGTTTTACAAATGTAGAAAGCATTGAAAAAGATAAAGCTATTGGAAATTTAACCATTCATCGCATCCAAGGACACCATGGCTTCGGAAAGATTGGAGAAATGATGGGGCCAGTATCAGGCTATGTACTTACTGCACACGGTTTCCCTACTATTTATATAATGAGTGACTGTAAATGGGAAGACTGTATCCGTCAGGCCATTGAACAATTTTCTCCAGATTACATCATAGTGAACAGTGGAGGTGCAATTTTTCCTGAATTTTCTCAAACAGAAGGTTCTATCATTCCAGATGAGCAAGAAGTTATGACAATGCTCGATGAACTTCCCGCCCACATCAAACTAATAGCAGTCCACATGGAAGCTACCGATCATGGGCAGACTACACGCGCAATTCTGCGTAACGAAGCCATGCATCACAAAATAGAAATGAGTCGCCTGATTATTCCAGAAGATGGAGAAACAATAATATTATGA
- a CDS encoding radical SAM mobile pair protein B, with translation MEKEIIREIDVQNVMTKSSLPVGGFSVNPYVGCPHACKYCYASFMKRFTGHTEPWGTFLDVKHWKPIDNPHKYDGQRIVIGSVTDGYHPYEEDFCRTRKLLEELKGTNAEIMICTKSDLVLRDLDLLKGFQKVTVSWSVNTLDEQFRCDMDRAVSIERRLKAMKQIYNAGIRTVCFISPIFPGITDVKAIVNRVKDYADLIWLENLNLRGQFKRDIMGYIREKHPELVALYDDTYNKKRKDYWQVLEQEVAAFAQAEGYPYRINDLPYGRSQKGKPVIVNYFYHEKIRLKK, from the coding sequence ATGGAAAAGGAAATAATCAGAGAAATAGATGTACAGAATGTCATGACTAAATCCTCATTACCAGTAGGGGGCTTCTCTGTCAATCCTTATGTAGGTTGTCCTCATGCTTGTAAGTACTGCTATGCTTCATTCATGAAACGTTTTACAGGGCATACAGAGCCTTGGGGTACGTTTCTGGATGTAAAGCATTGGAAACCTATTGATAATCCGCATAAATATGATGGACAACGGATTGTTATCGGTTCTGTAACAGACGGATACCATCCGTATGAAGAAGATTTTTGCAGAACCCGTAAACTGCTGGAAGAGTTAAAAGGCACTAATGCTGAAATCATGATTTGTACTAAGTCAGATTTGGTTTTGCGTGATCTTGATTTACTTAAAGGCTTTCAGAAAGTGACAGTATCTTGGTCAGTTAACACACTCGATGAACAGTTCAGATGTGATATGGATCGTGCCGTAAGCATTGAGCGAAGACTTAAAGCCATGAAACAGATCTATAATGCAGGCATACGCACCGTGTGTTTTATTTCACCGATTTTTCCAGGAATTACAGATGTGAAAGCTATCGTTAATCGGGTAAAAGATTATGCAGATTTGATATGGCTGGAAAATCTAAATCTTCGTGGACAATTTAAGAGAGACATCATGGGGTATATACGGGAAAAGCATCCGGAGCTTGTAGCCTTGTATGATGATACCTACAACAAGAAACGAAAAGATTACTGGCAGGTCTTGGAACAGGAAGTAGCTGCGTTTGCTCAAGCGGAAGGTTATCCTTATCGTATAAACGATTTACCATACGGGCGTTCTCAAAAAGGAAAACCTGTTATAGTAAACTATTTCTATCATGAAAAAATTAGGCTAAAAAAATAG
- a CDS encoding helix-turn-helix domain-containing protein: MREFDLSSALLLKQRLLQEGKSDLLFSRLSVKETAYRLHFFEPNHLMRFFKQMTRQAISKFIKSIK, translated from the coding sequence ATGCGTGAATTTGACTTATCTTCCGCTCTTTTGCTGAAACAGCGTCTATTGCAAGAGGGAAAAAGCGATCTCTTGTTTTCTAGATTGTCAGTTAAAGAGACGGCTTATCGTTTGCATTTCTTTGAGCCTAACCACCTGATGCGTTTTTTCAAACAAATGACAAGACAGGCTATCAGTAAATTTATCAAATCAATCAAATGA
- a CDS encoding mobilization protein, with the protein MAQKTSINIKPCNIGSSEAHNKRTAEYLAHINKERLYVRTDLMASNEVWVAPELGNSSLTDRYNQIAQMVKEKTGRKMQTKDRERMNKKTGKVTIVRGSTPLKEGVVVIKDDTTLEQLQHFCEECKEHWGITALQIFIHRDEGHYGNLGDTATWMPNLHAHIVWDWMNHDTGKSCKLDEKCMGEMQTLLAECLEMERGISKDLTGKKHLERTDFIIAKQKQEAEQAKAEKEKAVTAKAKAEAERNSIEVENKAKSERSAALDSEIADKQKKRDAIRRNMVDGILDSVGSLVGIGKTATLEMEYKLLAQEYDRLKKAFRPTVIKEVEKQTKELALEKQKAEAQRDNVIAQSCSIASERDKAIKELNSLNENVQLRINNAVRLANAEKDKTISRLQGELNSRKLVFAIIADMLYAASEVFKRAIDAIIHYSTDKYKSIFGSDEAADIKSVMQSYGKTKEQQQTIGRWLCDYADSRQSFDKIKHRQTYKEVADVANGAYDWKIEQNQVGIRR; encoded by the coding sequence ATGGCACAGAAAACATCCATTAATATCAAACCCTGTAACATTGGTAGTAGTGAGGCACATAACAAAAGAACAGCAGAATACCTCGCTCATATCAACAAAGAGAGGCTTTATGTCCGTACTGACCTTATGGCTTCAAACGAAGTATGGGTAGCACCTGAATTGGGCAACAGCTCATTAACTGACCGCTACAATCAGATTGCCCAAATGGTCAAGGAAAAGACTGGTCGGAAAATGCAGACCAAAGACCGTGAACGAATGAACAAGAAGACGGGCAAGGTGACTATCGTGCGTGGCAGCACCCCACTCAAAGAGGGTGTCGTGGTAATCAAAGATGATACCACGTTGGAGCAGTTGCAGCATTTTTGTGAGGAGTGTAAGGAGCATTGGGGTATCACAGCTTTGCAAATCTTCATCCACCGTGACGAGGGGCATTACGGCAATCTCGGAGATACCGCCACATGGATGCCCAATCTTCACGCCCATATCGTATGGGATTGGATGAACCACGATACTGGAAAATCCTGCAAACTGGACGAGAAATGCATGGGCGAGATGCAGACGCTTTTGGCTGAGTGCTTAGAGATGGAAAGGGGTATATCAAAAGATCTTACAGGTAAGAAGCATTTGGAAAGGACGGACTTCATCATAGCCAAGCAGAAGCAGGAAGCGGAGCAAGCTAAAGCAGAAAAGGAAAAAGCTGTCACCGCCAAAGCGAAAGCCGAAGCCGAGCGCAACTCCATAGAGGTTGAGAATAAGGCTAAATCTGAACGGAGTGCGGCACTTGACAGCGAGATAGCCGACAAGCAGAAAAAGCGTGATGCAATCCGCAGAAACATGGTGGACGGTATCTTGGATAGTGTCGGCAGTCTGGTCGGTATTGGTAAGACTGCCACTCTTGAAATGGAGTACAAGCTGCTCGCACAGGAATATGATCGCCTTAAAAAGGCGTTTAGGCCGACTGTCATCAAAGAGGTGGAGAAGCAGACAAAGGAACTGGCTTTGGAAAAGCAGAAAGCCGAAGCGCAACGTGATAATGTCATTGCGCAAAGTTGTTCTATTGCTTCAGAACGTGACAAGGCTATTAAAGAACTTAACAGTCTAAACGAAAATGTGCAACTGCGCATCAATAATGCGGTCAGACTTGCCAATGCGGAGAAAGACAAGACCATCAGCCGATTGCAAGGTGAGTTGAATTCACGCAAGCTGGTTTTTGCTATTATTGCCGATATGCTCTATGCTGCCAGTGAGGTATTCAAACGTGCCATTGATGCAATTATTCACTACAGCACGGACAAATACAAGTCTATCTTTGGCAGTGATGAAGCTGCTGACATCAAGAGCGTGATGCAGAGCTATGGCAAGACCAAAGAGCAGCAGCAAACAATCGGAAGATGGCTTTGCGACTATGCGGACAGCCGACAGTCTTTTGATAAAATAAAACATCGGCAGACCTACAAGGAGGTTGCTGATGTCGCTAATGGGGCTTATGATTGGAAAATAGAACAAAATCAGGTAGGAATACGTAGATAA
- a CDS encoding toprim domain-containing protein, which translates to MTIQEIKAIQISNFLASKGYEPINRKGNKWWYLSPLHTEKTASFKVDLTKNVWYDFALGKGGNIIDLAMQLYHTQNISEVLHMMGRSIILPTIPIQSTCPQKHTSFEDIEVKELAHPALLQYLLGRGIGSITAKRQCVEIHYKSAGKRYFAIGFKNDAGGYELRNPYFKGCIAPKAITTIRNHETACHIFEGFVDYLSYLILHGECDAVVLNSIVNIPSALSMLNKYSQICCHLDNDKTGRMATWQIMKALGDKCTDASNEYEEYKDLNEYLMNKSMAFQQKGRNKF; encoded by the coding sequence ATGACTATACAAGAAATAAAGGCAATCCAAATATCCAACTTCCTTGCAAGCAAGGGATATGAACCAATAAACAGAAAAGGAAATAAGTGGTGGTACTTATCGCCACTACATACGGAGAAAACCGCATCATTTAAGGTGGATTTAACCAAAAACGTGTGGTATGACTTTGCACTGGGCAAAGGAGGTAACATCATTGATTTGGCGATGCAACTATACCACACGCAAAACATTTCAGAAGTATTGCACATGATGGGGCGTTCAATCATTCTACCCACAATACCAATTCAATCTACTTGCCCACAAAAGCACACTTCGTTTGAAGATATTGAGGTAAAAGAACTGGCTCATCCTGCTTTGCTACAATACCTCTTGGGAAGGGGAATTGGTTCTATTACAGCCAAAAGGCAGTGCGTGGAAATACACTACAAAAGTGCTGGCAAGCGATATTTTGCTATTGGCTTCAAGAATGATGCTGGTGGCTATGAACTTCGGAATCCATACTTCAAGGGATGTATTGCTCCGAAAGCAATCACTACGATAAGGAACCACGAAACAGCTTGTCACATATTCGAGGGATTCGTGGACTATCTCTCCTATCTCATACTACATGGCGAATGTGATGCGGTGGTACTCAACTCCATTGTAAACATCCCGAGTGCTCTCTCCATGCTCAATAAGTATTCTCAAATATGCTGCCACTTGGATAATGACAAAACTGGCAGAATGGCTACCTGGCAGATAATGAAAGCATTGGGAGACAAGTGTACTGATGCCTCAAATGAGTATGAAGAATACAAAGATCTCAACGAGTATCTGATGAACAAAAGCATGGCATTCCAACAAAAGGGAAGAAACAAATTCTGA
- a CDS encoding helix-turn-helix transcriptional regulator, translating into MQGNFIMLQKDDLKQVVSELVEELVGKKPQADLTPEESDEYFTRDQVCERLHITYTTLWRMQKEGRIIVHKLGGRNLYSKKEISSLLKAKVQTANSVNPNV; encoded by the coding sequence ATGCAAGGCAATTTTATAATGTTACAGAAGGATGACCTGAAACAGGTTGTTTCTGAATTGGTGGAAGAATTAGTTGGGAAAAAGCCACAGGCCGATTTGACACCAGAAGAGAGTGACGAGTATTTTACTCGCGATCAGGTATGTGAACGACTCCACATAACCTATACCACCTTGTGGCGTATGCAGAAGGAGGGAAGAATTATAGTTCACAAATTGGGAGGACGTAATCTTTACTCGAAGAAGGAAATCTCCTCACTTCTGAAAGCTAAAGTACAAACTGCTAATAGCGTTAATCCAAATGTTTAA
- a CDS encoding DUF6043 family protein, translated as MGNKMKEWFEANQEIYAEFKSKIHSTLDILSQDGTNVAECDETYSLQNMLLEAMAAKNMPVENIINTFSKAAEEGDMAACCMHCYLELDNGFKEIESAMTKFEQSTDAQYIKDVVKFHLQDKEQETQEASDRELNLLRLRRWHYEHPKEYQEFTNLFTKAYEGDMSFAFKGFSYLIELLSLDGIKGISELLLSLCPGTESYNKAQFSNVSQQAHEKLTELFASTFNKEETKDKLQHNNPFLFSVFYWMIFDNGFVKSADLVTKTMMGEKTSFWQKNFGEQIMRSLMLTSMDKATYTKGTWKAANNRVVKDVANSALQESKGRRGRKQVCVLLEEMLIQPHAEFLTNEIEKILTEWMETNDTDSILAYIFAALTNGSLLNDTYNYRTFHTAILEKFPSLGFKSGFDWGEALYNAIVSERGNDYNLSLSEKTVQTGKEQAKLISIRLRTLLSPDVY; from the coding sequence ATGGGCAATAAGATGAAGGAATGGTTTGAGGCGAACCAAGAAATCTATGCAGAGTTCAAAAGCAAGATTCATTCCACATTGGACATTCTATCACAAGATGGAACCAATGTGGCAGAATGCGATGAAACTTACTCGCTTCAAAATATGCTTTTAGAGGCAATGGCAGCAAAGAATATGCCTGTTGAGAACATAATAAACACCTTCTCTAAAGCCGCAGAAGAAGGTGATATGGCTGCTTGTTGTATGCATTGCTATTTGGAATTGGATAATGGGTTTAAGGAAATAGAGAGTGCCATGACTAAATTTGAGCAATCTACGGATGCGCAATATATCAAAGATGTGGTTAAATTCCACTTGCAGGATAAAGAGCAGGAAACTCAAGAGGCATCAGACCGAGAACTGAATCTATTGCGTTTGCGCCGTTGGCATTACGAACACCCGAAAGAATATCAAGAGTTCACAAATCTCTTCACAAAAGCATACGAGGGTGACATGAGCTTCGCCTTCAAAGGTTTTTCCTACTTGATAGAACTGCTGTCACTTGATGGTATAAAAGGTATCTCCGAATTATTGTTAAGCCTATGCCCAGGAACTGAGAGCTACAACAAAGCTCAATTTTCTAATGTTAGTCAGCAGGCACACGAAAAACTGACTGAATTGTTTGCCTCTACATTTAACAAAGAGGAAACAAAAGATAAATTGCAGCACAATAATCCTTTCTTGTTCAGTGTGTTCTATTGGATGATATTTGATAATGGTTTCGTGAAGTCCGCTGATTTAGTAACTAAAACAATGATGGGAGAGAAGACTTCTTTTTGGCAGAAAAACTTTGGCGAACAAATTATGCGCTCTTTGATGCTTACCAGTATGGATAAAGCGACTTACACTAAAGGAACATGGAAAGCAGCAAACAATCGTGTAGTCAAAGATGTAGCTAATTCTGCATTACAAGAGAGTAAAGGCAGACGTGGACGTAAGCAAGTCTGTGTCCTGCTTGAAGAAATGCTTATACAACCTCATGCAGAATTTCTTACCAACGAGATAGAAAAAATACTCACCGAATGGATGGAAACGAATGATACGGATTCTATTCTTGCTTATATTTTTGCTGCGCTGACCAATGGAAGCTTGCTTAATGATACCTATAACTATCGTACTTTCCATACAGCCATCTTGGAAAAATTCCCATCCCTTGGATTTAAGTCTGGCTTTGATTGGGGAGAAGCCCTTTATAATGCCATTGTCAGTGAACGTGGCAACGACTATAATTTGAGTTTATCAGAAAAGACTGTTCAAACAGGAAAAGAACAGGCAAAGTTGATAAGCATAAGACTGCGCACCTTACTTTCCCCTGATGTATATTGA
- a CDS encoding ATP-binding protein, translating into MSYYKRTADALLQDLLDAFGAVLIEGPKWCGKTTTASQLANSILRMQDPSLREEYLVTAKTKPSILLNGATPRLIDEWQDAPMLWDAVRTVVDDRQIPGQFILTGSNAVDKSQIHHSGVGRIARLRMLPMSLWESQESTGEVSLKELFNNPDYDIDGKMSKMTVEELIFAASRGGWPASLLARTPKAQLLVAKNYVQTICSNDISSIDGKKRDARLTSMILRAYARNVSTLVKKKSLLDDVTSSGEVSCHVDTFDDYVAALEKLFVIQNISAWCPAIRSKTAIRSGVKRCFCDPSIPIALLGLSPEALSMQLKTFGFIFEQMCIRDLKAYTIDLNSHVSYYHDRYDLEADIVLHLEDGRYALIECKLGSREIDDGAKHLLELKRLIQEHNTTEKQMPIREPDLLIVMTGGSMAYTRQDGVKVIPLACLKD; encoded by the coding sequence ATGAGTTATTATAAAAGAACTGCCGATGCCCTGTTGCAAGACTTGCTGGATGCATTTGGGGCTGTATTGATAGAAGGACCAAAATGGTGTGGCAAAACTACAACTGCGTCTCAACTTGCAAACAGCATTTTGAGAATGCAAGATCCTAGTTTGCGTGAGGAGTATTTGGTCACCGCTAAAACTAAGCCGTCCATTCTGTTAAATGGAGCTACGCCTCGCCTTATTGATGAGTGGCAAGATGCTCCAATGTTGTGGGATGCAGTACGAACTGTTGTTGATGATCGTCAAATCCCCGGACAATTTATACTTACAGGTTCCAATGCCGTTGACAAATCCCAAATACACCATTCTGGAGTTGGTCGTATTGCCAGACTGCGTATGCTGCCTATGAGTTTGTGGGAATCACAAGAATCTACAGGTGAAGTTTCGTTGAAAGAACTTTTCAACAATCCAGATTATGATATTGACGGCAAGATGTCTAAGATGACCGTTGAGGAATTAATCTTTGCAGCCTCCCGAGGCGGATGGCCAGCTTCTTTGTTGGCTCGTACCCCAAAGGCTCAACTACTCGTAGCAAAGAACTATGTTCAAACAATTTGCTCTAACGACATTTCCAGCATTGATGGCAAGAAAAGAGATGCCAGACTGACCAGTATGATACTTCGGGCGTATGCCAGAAATGTTTCTACTCTGGTCAAGAAGAAGTCGCTTTTGGATGATGTGACCTCATCTGGCGAAGTAAGTTGCCACGTGGACACATTTGATGATTATGTTGCAGCTTTGGAAAAGCTATTTGTTATCCAGAACATAAGTGCATGGTGTCCTGCAATTAGAAGTAAAACCGCTATTAGAAGTGGCGTGAAACGATGTTTCTGCGACCCTTCCATTCCGATTGCTCTTTTGGGGTTGTCTCCTGAAGCGTTGAGCATGCAGCTCAAGACGTTTGGTTTTATCTTTGAACAGATGTGTATTCGTGACTTAAAGGCATATACTATAGACTTAAACAGTCACGTGTCTTATTATCATGACCGATATGATTTGGAAGCGGATATAGTGCTGCATCTGGAAGATGGACGGTATGCCTTGATAGAGTGCAAACTTGGCAGTCGTGAGATTGACGATGGAGCCAAGCATCTGCTTGAACTCAAAAGGCTTATACAGGAACATAACACAACAGAGAAACAGATGCCCATTCGGGAACCAGATTTGCTGATAGTGATGACTGGTGGAAGCATGGCATACACTCGTCAGGATGGCGTGAAAGTCATTCCGTTGGCTTGTCTTAAAGATTAA